A stretch of the Sinorhizobium alkalisoli genome encodes the following:
- a CDS encoding NCS1 family transporter — translation MTITAQYTQSAQERNALIEESILPTALNQRPISMLGYAWIWVGIAVIIATYSLGATGIGGGISLGMVVFTIFLANVGIGLFMLLTADIGTEHGLSFAVYLRAPFGVRGTHLPAISRGLVAAMWFGIQTYLGALALNGIGSHFLGFDNWFAWYVAFGIVQVVNTACGIKSIERLAALAAPCIIGISVWMYFTLEGIAQTKGLNIWNFHAEGRMSLLVLFIANLGFWSTMAIDIPNLTRFVKTESGARPFFERNKNIFAAQLIALPVTQAMIAGIGGVSFIATGSWNPIEVIQGQSQGFSLILLLVLVVLAQWSTNTAANLVPSALTLVNLSPRYINYKLGVVLAGIIGTLCFPWQILNNLFVFLGYYGAFLSAIGGIMTADYYLIRRRRVNVPDLYNMKGQFRYAGGVNWAGIVSWIGAGGMAAWYSDYAFIIGFPLGLVLYYVLMKAFVLPSNPQQELSSGYSDRFLGTSVGMSWVHLGEGQFQRVATAELKSGGREDL, via the coding sequence ATGACAATTACTGCGCAATACACGCAGTCCGCGCAAGAGCGGAATGCGCTCATTGAAGAATCGATTTTGCCGACGGCACTCAACCAGCGTCCCATCAGCATGCTCGGCTACGCCTGGATCTGGGTCGGCATTGCCGTCATCATCGCCACCTACTCATTGGGAGCGACCGGCATTGGCGGCGGAATTTCCCTTGGGATGGTTGTGTTTACGATCTTCCTCGCCAATGTCGGTATCGGCCTGTTCATGCTCTTGACCGCCGATATCGGCACGGAGCACGGCCTATCCTTCGCCGTCTATCTGCGCGCGCCGTTCGGCGTACGTGGTACGCACCTGCCGGCAATCTCGCGTGGGCTGGTCGCCGCAATGTGGTTCGGAATCCAGACCTACCTCGGCGCATTGGCCCTGAACGGAATAGGCTCGCATTTCCTCGGCTTCGACAACTGGTTCGCCTGGTATGTGGCCTTCGGTATCGTTCAGGTGGTCAACACGGCCTGCGGGATCAAATCGATCGAACGCCTCGCGGCCCTCGCCGCTCCGTGCATCATCGGCATCTCGGTTTGGATGTATTTCACCCTCGAGGGCATCGCCCAGACGAAAGGCCTGAATATCTGGAACTTCCACGCAGAAGGCCGCATGTCGCTTCTGGTGCTGTTCATCGCCAATCTAGGCTTCTGGTCGACGATGGCGATCGATATCCCGAATCTGACCCGCTTCGTGAAGACCGAGTCGGGTGCGAGGCCCTTCTTCGAGCGCAACAAGAACATCTTCGCCGCGCAACTCATCGCCCTTCCGGTGACACAGGCGATGATTGCCGGCATCGGCGGCGTGTCGTTCATCGCCACCGGCAGTTGGAACCCTATCGAGGTGATCCAGGGGCAAAGCCAGGGCTTTTCGCTCATCCTGCTGCTGGTGCTGGTCGTTCTTGCGCAGTGGTCGACCAACACGGCAGCCAATTTGGTACCGTCGGCGCTGACGCTGGTTAATCTGTCGCCTCGTTACATCAACTACAAGCTTGGCGTTGTGCTTGCCGGCATCATCGGTACGCTATGCTTTCCGTGGCAGATCCTGAATAATCTCTTCGTCTTCCTCGGATACTACGGCGCTTTCTTGTCGGCTATTGGTGGCATCATGACGGCAGACTACTACCTGATCCGTCGCCGCCGTGTGAACGTGCCCGACCTTTACAACATGAAGGGCCAGTTTCGTTACGCCGGCGGGGTCAACTGGGCAGGTATCGTCTCCTGGATCGGAGCGGGCGGCATGGCTGCCTGGTACTCCGACTATGCCTTCATCATCGGTTTCCCGCTGGGACTGGTGCTCTACTACGTGCTGATGAAGGCGTTTGTGCTGCCTTCCAATCCGCAGCAAGAGCTTTCCAGCGGCTATTCAGATCGCTTTCTCGGAACTTCGGTCGGCATGAGCTGGGTTCATCTCGGCGAGGGCCAATTCCAGCGCGTGGCGACCGCCGAGCTCAAGAGCGGTGGCCGCGAGGACCTCTAG
- a CDS encoding GlxA family transcriptional regulator produces the protein MIRTGPANEAQIIPVFTLVPPEALLIDIAGPLEVLRYTNLEQQSLRFDCRYISATPGQTTSIGLRLDGLETLPERLPPGSMLVISGSLSVGRAELGACPQLQHLRDWLRRAVTADTRLVTICSGALLAAAAGLLDNRQCTTHSDCIEELRAIAPTASVLENRLYVEDGNRFSSAGISTGIDLMLHVVGRLTSAQVALAVARRMVIYLRRSGSDPQLSPWLSGRNHIHPAIHRIQDAVMGDPARDWNLGDLARLGALSERHVTRLFRAHTGLSVTAYVNAMRVALARDLLTQSRLDMESVAERAGFSSTRHLRRVWAAHNAAPPSRYRRERLEDA, from the coding sequence ATGATCAGGACCGGCCCGGCAAACGAAGCGCAGATCATTCCGGTATTCACGCTGGTGCCGCCGGAGGCGCTGCTGATCGATATCGCCGGGCCGCTCGAAGTGCTGCGCTACACGAATCTCGAACAGCAATCGCTCCGCTTCGACTGCCGCTACATTTCCGCGACCCCAGGCCAGACGACCTCGATCGGGCTCAGGCTGGACGGTCTGGAGACGTTGCCGGAAAGGCTTCCGCCGGGGTCGATGCTGGTTATTTCCGGCAGTCTCTCGGTCGGCCGAGCCGAACTTGGCGCTTGTCCTCAGTTGCAGCACTTGCGCGACTGGCTGCGCAGGGCCGTGACCGCGGATACCCGGCTGGTAACGATCTGCTCCGGCGCGTTGCTCGCCGCTGCAGCCGGGCTGTTGGACAACCGGCAATGCACGACTCATTCGGATTGCATCGAGGAACTGCGGGCGATTGCGCCGACCGCCTCGGTGTTGGAGAACCGGCTCTATGTCGAGGACGGCAACCGTTTTTCGAGCGCCGGCATTTCCACCGGCATCGACCTCATGCTGCATGTAGTGGGACGGCTCACCTCCGCGCAAGTTGCGCTTGCCGTTGCCCGGCGCATGGTGATCTATCTGAGGCGCAGCGGCTCGGATCCGCAATTGTCGCCTTGGCTTTCCGGCCGCAATCACATCCATCCCGCAATCCACCGCATCCAGGACGCCGTGATGGGCGATCCGGCGCGCGACTGGAACCTCGGCGATCTGGCGCGGCTCGGGGCGCTGAGCGAACGTCACGTGACGCGGCTCTTTCGCGCACATACGGGCCTGTCGGTGACGGCCTATGTCAACGCCATGCGCGTCGCATTGGCCCGCGACCTGCTGACCCAGAGCCGTCTCGACATGGAGAGCGTTGCCGAACGTGCCGGCTTCTCCTCGACCCGGCACCTGCGCCGCGTCTGGGCCGCGCACAATGCCGCGCCGCCCAGTCGCTATCGCCGGGAGAGATTGGAGGACGCGTAA
- a CDS encoding GlxA family transcriptional regulator has translation MGHVQAARAAPQAHRLKIGFVLARSFTLSAFALFVDTLRLASDQLDRSGRVLADWQVLGSTRHLITSSCGVQVAPTSDFVDPRQFDYIAVVGGLLTVEQPVDHETIRFLKLTASKGVPLLGLCTGSFILAEAGLMKGHETCVSWLHFHEFRERFPDHDVRPDRLFNLERKRGSCAGGSSAADLAAALVRRHISRDAERNALEVLQIEKARSQFDIQTRQPLCEHFNDSRVAAALITMEQHLEGGITIDGLAASVGLSRRQLERLFTEKARMSPALAFRRLRLDRARQILLTSKKPIIEVALDVGFVNTSHFTKEFRRTYGTTPAEIRDSAARNREAPGETAHAR, from the coding sequence GTGGGACACGTTCAAGCGGCCAGAGCCGCCCCGCAAGCGCACCGTCTGAAGATCGGCTTCGTCCTCGCGCGTTCCTTCACGCTGTCGGCCTTCGCCCTGTTCGTCGACACCCTGCGCCTGGCGAGCGACCAGCTTGATCGGTCAGGCCGGGTGCTCGCGGATTGGCAGGTGCTCGGCAGCACCAGGCACCTGATCACCTCGAGCTGCGGCGTTCAGGTTGCCCCCACTTCGGACTTCGTCGATCCTCGTCAATTCGATTATATTGCAGTCGTCGGAGGCCTGCTTACCGTCGAGCAGCCAGTTGACCATGAAACCATTCGGTTTCTCAAACTCACCGCTTCCAAAGGGGTGCCCTTGCTCGGTCTGTGCACCGGTTCTTTCATTCTCGCCGAAGCCGGCCTGATGAAAGGACACGAGACCTGTGTGAGCTGGCTTCACTTTCATGAGTTCCGCGAACGTTTTCCCGATCATGACGTGCGGCCGGACCGGCTGTTCAACCTGGAGCGCAAGCGCGGCTCGTGTGCAGGGGGAAGCAGTGCCGCCGACCTCGCCGCCGCACTCGTGAGACGACATATCAGCCGGGATGCCGAGCGAAATGCGCTCGAAGTGCTGCAGATCGAAAAGGCCCGTTCCCAGTTCGACATCCAGACGCGACAGCCGCTTTGCGAGCATTTCAACGACTCCCGTGTCGCGGCCGCGCTGATCACCATGGAGCAGCATCTTGAAGGCGGGATTACCATTGATGGGCTTGCCGCCTCGGTCGGGCTCTCGAGACGCCAACTGGAGCGGCTGTTCACCGAAAAGGCGCGGATGTCGCCCGCGCTGGCGTTCCGTCGCCTCCGGTTGGACCGGGCGAGGCAGATTCTGCTGACGAGCAAGAAGCCGATCATCGAGGTTGCGCTCGATGTCGGCTTTGTGAACACGTCCCACTTTACCAAGGAGTTTCGGCGCACCTACGGCACGACGCCCGCAGAAATCCGAGATTCCGCAGCACGCAATCGAGAAGCGCCCGGAGAGACCGCTCATGCGCGGTAA
- a CDS encoding isochorismatase family protein — MSDQKTALLVIDAQESFRQRSYWDPAEVPFYLERQQALIDGACAAGIPVVRIFHVDDDGPFRLESGHVRTLEELRLEPDVTFHKHRHSALVGSGLDVWLVENGIRRLIVSGIRTEQCCETTTRHASDLGWDVDFVSEATLTFPMTHASGETFDAAAIRNRTELVLAGRFARIVTVEEALERKALAA; from the coding sequence ATGTCCGATCAGAAAACGGCGCTGCTTGTCATCGACGCCCAGGAATCCTTCCGCCAGAGATCGTACTGGGATCCGGCGGAGGTGCCTTTCTATCTTGAGCGCCAGCAAGCGCTGATCGACGGGGCGTGTGCCGCAGGCATTCCCGTCGTGCGGATCTTCCATGTCGACGATGATGGGCCCTTCAGGCTCGAAAGCGGCCATGTGCGCACGCTCGAGGAATTGCGGCTCGAACCCGACGTCACGTTCCACAAGCACCGCCATTCGGCGCTGGTCGGTTCCGGTCTTGACGTCTGGCTGGTCGAGAACGGCATTCGCCGCCTGATTGTCTCCGGCATCCGCACCGAGCAGTGCTGCGAGACCACCACGCGGCATGCCTCGGACCTCGGCTGGGATGTCGATTTCGTCTCGGAAGCGACGCTGACCTTCCCGATGACCCATGCCTCGGGGGAGACCTTCGATGCCGCAGCGATTCGCAATCGCACGGAACTGGTGCTCGCCGGTCGCTTCGCCCGTATCGTGACCGTCGAGGAAGCACTGGAAAGAAAGGCGCTCGCCGCATGA
- a CDS encoding sensor histidine kinase: protein MRTKDLITRWNAQALSRQFLLAGGIVAAAAMLVVGAFVTSLIEEAVTRNSAATTALYVDSVIAPLLPDMQTTEVLDDAVARALDETLGQGALGNRLLEFRLWRADGTVLYSNQAEIAGKRFELSPQLRTAFSGEMVAQLQSQDGSQDVTGRPAGNPFLEIYNPVLQPWSGEVVAVSEFHEIAHDFQLSLRRARFLTWLAVAGFTLAFFIMLSAIVMRGSRTIEKQRAALKQRIDELSALLLQNETLRGRVQHASQRATALNEKMLRRIGADLHDGPAQLLAYASLRLDSDLLTNPMTSNEKRDRELAAIKASLEEAMHEIRTLCNGLVLPQIETANLPEILERCVAAHRQRTGSAVDLSLSDPPARLSPSAKICIYRFVQEALNNAYRHAGGIGQRVTQTIERERIRIEVADGGPGFDPSQISSTSLGLAGLRERVESLGGTFELNAAASGTVVRMWLDIREIGQI from the coding sequence GTGCGCACCAAGGACTTGATCACACGATGGAATGCGCAAGCGCTGAGCAGGCAGTTCCTGCTGGCCGGCGGCATAGTTGCGGCTGCGGCGATGCTGGTGGTCGGGGCGTTCGTGACCAGCCTCATAGAGGAGGCGGTCACGAGAAACTCCGCAGCGACGACCGCGCTCTATGTCGACAGCGTGATCGCTCCGCTCCTGCCTGACATGCAGACCACGGAAGTGCTGGACGATGCCGTCGCACGGGCGCTCGACGAAACCTTGGGCCAGGGGGCACTCGGAAACCGGCTGCTGGAATTCCGCCTCTGGCGCGCCGACGGTACCGTCCTCTACTCGAATCAAGCGGAGATAGCCGGAAAGCGGTTCGAGCTCAGTCCGCAATTGCGCACGGCCTTTTCCGGCGAGATGGTGGCTCAATTGCAGTCGCAGGACGGCAGTCAGGATGTGACCGGCCGCCCGGCAGGCAATCCGTTCCTTGAAATCTATAATCCGGTCCTGCAGCCCTGGTCGGGCGAGGTCGTGGCGGTTTCCGAATTCCACGAAATCGCCCACGACTTCCAACTGAGTCTGCGTCGGGCGCGGTTTCTCACCTGGCTCGCGGTTGCGGGCTTTACGCTCGCCTTCTTCATCATGCTTTCGGCGATCGTCATGCGGGGGAGCAGAACCATCGAAAAGCAGCGTGCCGCGCTCAAGCAGCGCATCGACGAGCTCTCTGCGCTCCTGTTGCAGAACGAGACCCTGCGTGGGCGCGTGCAGCACGCCTCCCAACGGGCAACGGCGCTCAACGAGAAAATGCTAAGGCGCATTGGAGCGGATCTGCATGACGGCCCGGCGCAGCTCCTGGCCTATGCGTCATTGCGGCTGGACAGCGACCTATTGACGAACCCTATGACTTCGAACGAAAAGCGCGACCGCGAACTCGCCGCGATCAAGGCCAGTCTCGAAGAGGCGATGCACGAGATCCGGACGCTGTGCAACGGGCTGGTGCTGCCGCAGATTGAAACCGCCAATCTGCCCGAGATCCTCGAGCGCTGCGTTGCGGCGCACAGGCAGCGGACCGGTTCGGCTGTGGATCTGTCGCTCTCCGACCCGCCTGCGCGCCTTTCCCCGTCGGCGAAGATATGCATATACCGCTTCGTGCAGGAAGCGCTGAACAATGCATATCGGCACGCAGGAGGCATCGGCCAGCGCGTCACGCAGACCATTGAACGCGAAAGGATCCGGATCGAGGTGGCGGATGGCGGGCCCGGTTTCGATCCAAGCCAGATCAGCTCTACGAGCCTCGGGCTTGCCGGTCTCAGGGAACGGGTGGAGAGTCTCGGAGGAACGTTTGAACTGAACGCGGCCGCGTCGGGCACCGTTGTCCGGATGTGGCTCGACATCAGGGAGATAGGGCAGATATGA
- a CDS encoding EAL domain-containing protein, which translates to MNVEQLDLAGGGASQAMGQERIGFSLQQINAVDDPAKVLYSECLGRFTEPDGTIRTSEELLAMPEISGVGPAFDRYLLQLALGWLARRPSCALGCNIQASGLVDKHSSATLYALLFKHRAAARRMVLEVTGSVALKAHSAAMLQSARALGYRIAIEAFGTEHATAGTLSSFPVDIVKVDASFVRHCRGDAAPMLRHIIARASRSASIVVIEGIETYEQLDAARIAGATHVQGLLLSEPTLPPVFSEPYRPLVQRGNLLAHLPENRNRLPQSSRRSFKESQRPLRV; encoded by the coding sequence ATGAACGTAGAGCAACTCGACCTCGCAGGCGGCGGCGCGTCGCAGGCGATGGGGCAAGAACGGATCGGGTTTTCCCTGCAGCAGATCAACGCGGTCGACGACCCGGCAAAGGTCCTCTATTCGGAGTGCCTGGGCAGGTTCACCGAGCCCGATGGCACGATCCGAACCAGTGAAGAGCTATTGGCAATGCCCGAAATTTCGGGCGTTGGCCCGGCCTTCGACCGGTATCTCCTCCAACTTGCATTGGGCTGGCTGGCCCGTCGTCCGTCATGTGCGCTGGGCTGCAACATCCAGGCTTCGGGTCTGGTCGACAAGCACAGCTCGGCGACTTTGTACGCATTGCTCTTCAAGCACCGGGCAGCGGCGCGGCGCATGGTTCTCGAAGTCACGGGAAGCGTTGCATTGAAGGCACATTCGGCAGCGATGCTCCAGAGCGCCCGCGCGCTGGGGTACCGGATTGCGATAGAGGCGTTCGGAACCGAACACGCGACCGCGGGCACGCTCTCGTCCTTCCCCGTCGACATTGTCAAAGTCGATGCATCTTTCGTACGGCATTGCCGGGGCGACGCCGCGCCCATGCTCCGCCACATTATTGCCCGGGCATCCCGCTCGGCATCGATCGTGGTAATCGAAGGTATCGAGACATACGAGCAGCTTGACGCAGCAAGGATCGCCGGGGCGACCCATGTGCAGGGTCTTCTCCTGTCGGAGCCTACCCTGCCGCCCGTATTTTCCGAGCCGTATCGCCCGCTGGTCCAACGCGGGAATCTACTCGCGCATCTGCCCGAAAATCGGAACCGATTGCCGCAAAGCTCGAGGCGCAGCTTCAAAGAGTCACAGCGACCTTTGCGCGTCTGA
- the maiA gene encoding maleylacetoacetate isomerase, whose translation MEWKMSHAVLFDYWRSSASYRVRIGLNLLGLAYESRPIDLLSGAQRSEENLARNPQGLVPTLAIDEVELTQSLAILEYLNETRSAGWLPADPVGRARVRALSYAIAMEIHPVCNLRVARHAVSLGGTTIEDWMKHFISDGLAGFEGMLGDDPDDLYCHGDSLTLADICLVPQTYNARRWGVEMERFPKTDALSSRLEDIPAFIAAHPDRVES comes from the coding sequence ATGGAATGGAAGATGAGCCACGCCGTGCTTTTTGATTATTGGCGGTCCTCCGCCTCCTATCGCGTCCGCATCGGGCTCAATCTGCTCGGATTGGCTTACGAAAGCCGGCCCATCGATCTCCTTTCCGGTGCGCAACGGAGTGAGGAAAACCTGGCGCGCAATCCCCAGGGTCTGGTGCCGACACTCGCGATCGACGAGGTCGAACTGACCCAGTCCCTGGCAATTCTCGAATATCTCAATGAAACGCGGTCCGCCGGCTGGTTGCCCGCCGATCCGGTCGGAAGGGCAAGGGTGCGAGCGCTGAGCTATGCCATCGCCATGGAAATTCATCCGGTATGCAATCTTCGCGTCGCGCGGCATGCGGTGTCGCTTGGCGGCACGACGATCGAGGACTGGATGAAGCATTTCATCAGCGATGGGCTGGCCGGTTTCGAAGGGATGCTTGGAGACGACCCCGACGATCTCTACTGCCATGGCGACAGCCTGACCCTGGCTGACATCTGCCTGGTGCCGCAGACCTATAACGCCCGTCGCTGGGGCGTGGAGATGGAGCGCTTCCCGAAAACGGACGCTCTTTCATCGCGACTTGAGGATATCCCCGCCTTCATTGCGGCGCATCCCGACCGAGTAGAATCGTGA
- a CDS encoding MarR family winged helix-turn-helix transcriptional regulator has protein sequence MVERNTDPDFDLERFLPYMLNQAAEATSRSFQAVYRNLYGMTRTQWRVMANLGKFGAMTAKDICVISHVEKTKVSRAVSALESEGFLLRTPSEDDRRAEILSLTEKGQTAFRDLGHRANEYDEKLRAELGDRVSSELIRSLQFLMKL, from the coding sequence ATGGTAGAGCGGAACACGGATCCGGATTTCGATCTCGAGCGATTTCTTCCCTATATGCTGAACCAGGCGGCGGAGGCGACCTCGCGCTCCTTTCAGGCGGTCTACCGCAACCTTTACGGCATGACGCGGACCCAGTGGCGGGTGATGGCCAATCTCGGCAAATTTGGTGCGATGACGGCGAAGGACATATGTGTCATCTCGCATGTCGAGAAAACCAAGGTCAGCCGCGCAGTCTCGGCGCTCGAATCCGAGGGCTTCCTCCTGCGCACCCCAAGCGAGGACGACCGGCGCGCGGAGATCCTGAGCCTCACCGAGAAGGGGCAAACAGCCTTTAGAGACCTTGGCCATCGTGCGAACGAGTATGATGAAAAATTGAGAGCCGAACTTGGCGATCGGGTGTCTTCGGAACTCATCCGATCGCTGCAGTTCCTGATGAAGCTCTAG
- a CDS encoding cupin domain-containing protein encodes MRINEDLARPVIVQAAKLDWVPSPSAGVDRRMLYRIGGEVARATSIVRYVPGSAFPRHVHSGGEEILVLEGTFQDEHGDYPAGCYFRNPPGTSHVPASKDGCTIFVRLWQYREGDDAQIVRQPGEGEAAPLREGAEAARVLFDDGKERVLIEDWRPGSTVIVENQRGLEFLVLTGSLTVGSEQLGPQSWGRMPAGEPLEAGVGSEGTQIWIKDAPLQHPDVLQMPA; translated from the coding sequence ATGCGCATCAATGAAGACCTGGCAAGACCAGTGATCGTCCAAGCGGCTAAACTCGACTGGGTTCCAAGCCCTTCAGCGGGCGTCGATCGCCGCATGCTTTACCGCATCGGCGGGGAGGTCGCCCGCGCGACTTCCATCGTGCGCTACGTGCCGGGAAGCGCCTTCCCACGCCATGTCCATAGCGGCGGCGAGGAAATTCTCGTGCTCGAGGGAACATTCCAGGACGAGCATGGCGACTACCCGGCGGGGTGCTATTTCCGCAACCCGCCCGGCACCTCACATGTGCCGGCATCAAAAGACGGCTGCACGATCTTTGTGCGTCTCTGGCAGTATCGCGAGGGTGACGACGCGCAAATCGTTCGGCAGCCCGGCGAGGGCGAGGCAGCGCCGTTGCGCGAGGGGGCCGAGGCCGCGCGCGTGCTGTTCGATGATGGGAAGGAGCGCGTCTTAATCGAGGACTGGCGGCCGGGTTCGACGGTAATCGTTGAAAACCAGCGCGGTCTCGAGTTCCTCGTGCTCACCGGCAGCCTTACGGTTGGGAGCGAGCAACTAGGCCCGCAGAGCTGGGGCCGGATGCCCGCTGGCGAACCTCTTGAAGCGGGTGTTGGCTCCGAGGGAACGCAGATCTGGATCAAGGATGCGCCCCTTCAGCATCCAGACGTGCTGCAGATGCCCGCCTGA
- the hmgA gene encoding homogentisate 1,2-dioxygenase, translated as MTHHPLAPGMIRALSNTGPHEGYMPGFGNDFETEALPGALPQGQNSPQKCNYGLYAEQLSGTAFTAPRGQNERTWCYRIRPSVKHTTRFDKIDIPHWKSAPHILPDVTSLGQYRWDPIPHADEDLTWVTGMKTVTTAGDVNIQAGMAAHVYLVTRSMADEYFYSADGELLVVPQEGRLRFSTELGVIDLEPKEIAILPRGLVYRVEVLEGPCRGFVCENYGQKFDLPNRGPIGANCLANPRDFKCPVAAFEDREVPSRVILKWCGQFHETKIGHSPLDIVAWHGNYCVYKYDLRTYAPVGAILFDHPDPSIFTVLTAPSGQEGTANIDFVLFRDRWMVAEHSFRPPWYHKNIMSELMGNIYGVYDAKPQGFAPGGMSLHNCMLPHGPDRNAFEHGSNEPMVPQFQAETMSFMFETRFPQHLTEWAVNNAPLQDDYIDCWDCLEKKFDGTPGIKP; from the coding sequence ATGACTCACCATCCGCTTGCCCCCGGCATGATCCGGGCCCTCAGCAACACCGGTCCGCATGAAGGCTACATGCCCGGTTTCGGCAACGACTTCGAGACCGAAGCATTGCCCGGGGCGCTGCCGCAGGGCCAGAATTCACCGCAGAAATGCAATTACGGCCTCTATGCGGAGCAACTGTCCGGCACAGCCTTCACCGCCCCGCGCGGCCAGAACGAGCGCACCTGGTGCTATCGCATACGGCCGAGCGTCAAGCACACAACCCGGTTCGACAAGATCGACATTCCACACTGGAAGTCGGCGCCGCATATCCTTCCCGATGTCACCTCGCTCGGGCAGTACCGCTGGGACCCGATCCCGCATGCCGACGAAGACCTGACCTGGGTTACGGGCATGAAGACCGTCACCACCGCCGGCGATGTGAATATCCAGGCCGGCATGGCGGCCCATGTCTATCTCGTGACCCGATCCATGGCGGACGAATATTTCTATTCCGCCGACGGCGAACTGCTGGTCGTACCGCAGGAAGGCCGGTTGCGCTTCTCAACCGAGCTTGGCGTCATCGATCTGGAGCCGAAGGAGATCGCCATCCTGCCGCGCGGCCTCGTCTACCGCGTCGAGGTGCTGGAAGGCCCCTGCCGCGGCTTCGTCTGCGAAAACTATGGCCAGAAGTTCGACCTGCCCAATCGAGGGCCGATCGGGGCAAATTGCCTTGCCAATCCACGCGATTTCAAATGCCCGGTCGCAGCCTTCGAGGATCGCGAGGTTCCCTCGCGGGTCATTCTCAAATGGTGTGGCCAATTCCACGAGACGAAGATCGGCCATTCGCCGCTCGACATCGTGGCATGGCACGGCAATTACTGCGTATACAAATACGATCTGCGCACCTATGCGCCTGTTGGCGCGATCCTGTTCGATCATCCCGATCCGTCGATCTTCACCGTACTGACTGCGCCGTCGGGGCAAGAGGGCACGGCAAACATCGATTTCGTGCTCTTCCGCGATCGATGGATGGTCGCCGAGCACTCCTTCCGCCCGCCATGGTATCACAAGAACATCATGTCGGAGCTCATGGGCAATATCTATGGCGTCTATGACGCCAAGCCGCAGGGTTTTGCGCCGGGGGGCATGAGCCTTCACAATTGCATGTTGCCGCATGGACCGGATCGCAATGCTTTCGAGCATGGATCGAACGAGCCGATGGTGCCGCAGTTCCAGGCCGAAACCATGAGCTTTATGTTCGAAACCAGATTTCCGCAGCACCTGACGGAATGGGCGGTCAACAATGCTCCGCTGCAGGACGACTACATCGATTGCTGGGACTGCCTCGAGAAGAAGTTCGACGGCACGCCGGGCATCAAGCCCTGA